The following proteins are co-located in the Massilia litorea genome:
- a CDS encoding MFS transporter: protein MPASASPDSPTPAPSVPASLAPLLHPTFRMLWSAWFAANLCMWMNDVAAAWMMTSLTRDPIWIALVQTASTLPVFLLGLPSGALADNVDRRRYFILTQFWVAAVAVATCLAVLSGGMTAPLLLLLTFTNGIGLAMRWPVFAAIVPELVTRAQLPAALALNGVAMNASRIAGPLIAGAIIASLGTVYVFVLNALLSVATGFVIMRWRREHVPNPLGREPLRSAIRVGVQFVLQSARVKAVLARIAVFFFHSTAVLALLPLVARNLNGDAATFTLLLASMGSGAIVAVLFLPRLRQAMTRDTLVRNGALLHAAMTLTVALSGHLVLSMAAMLLSGVAWITTANSLSVSIQLALPDWVRARGMAIYQMALMGASALGAAAWGQWASIDSVQNSLIIAAMSGAIAMPVVLRLVRDPGQVENLAPGVPFSVPVAERTPEQGRIVIAITYRIDPARADAFLAVMQESRRSRLAQGALRWELLQDLNTPGEYVEQIVDVSWTEHLRRVQRITQADVALRERKFAFHIGEEPPRLTRRLVLAP, encoded by the coding sequence ATGCCCGCTTCCGCGTCTCCCGATTCCCCGACTCCGGCGCCTTCCGTGCCGGCCTCGCTGGCACCCCTGCTTCACCCCACCTTCCGCATGCTGTGGAGCGCCTGGTTCGCCGCCAACCTGTGCATGTGGATGAACGACGTGGCCGCAGCCTGGATGATGACCTCGCTCACCAGGGACCCGATCTGGATCGCCCTGGTGCAAACCGCGTCGACGCTGCCCGTCTTCCTGCTCGGCCTGCCCAGCGGCGCACTGGCCGACAACGTCGACCGGCGCCGCTATTTCATCCTGACCCAGTTCTGGGTCGCCGCCGTGGCGGTCGCCACCTGCCTCGCCGTCCTTTCCGGCGGCATGACGGCGCCGCTCCTGCTGCTGCTCACTTTTACAAACGGCATCGGCCTGGCGATGCGCTGGCCCGTGTTTGCCGCCATCGTGCCGGAACTGGTGACGCGCGCCCAGCTGCCGGCGGCGCTGGCCCTGAACGGGGTCGCCATGAACGCCTCGCGCATCGCCGGTCCGCTGATCGCCGGCGCCATCATCGCCAGCCTGGGCACGGTGTACGTGTTCGTCCTGAACGCGCTGCTCTCGGTCGCCACCGGCTTCGTGATCATGCGCTGGCGCCGCGAGCACGTGCCGAATCCTCTGGGGCGCGAACCGCTGCGCAGCGCAATCCGGGTCGGCGTCCAGTTCGTGCTGCAGTCCGCGCGCGTCAAGGCGGTGCTGGCGCGCATCGCCGTGTTCTTCTTCCACTCGACCGCCGTGCTGGCCCTGCTGCCGCTGGTGGCGCGCAACCTGAATGGCGACGCCGCCACCTTCACCCTGCTGCTGGCCTCGATGGGCAGCGGCGCCATCGTCGCCGTGCTGTTCCTGCCGCGCCTGCGCCAGGCCATGACGCGCGATACGCTGGTGCGCAATGGCGCCCTGCTGCATGCGGCGATGACGCTGACCGTCGCGCTGAGCGGCCACCTGGTGCTCTCGATGGCGGCCATGCTGTTGTCGGGCGTGGCCTGGATCACGACCGCGAATTCGCTGAGCGTGTCGATCCAGCTGGCCCTGCCCGACTGGGTCCGTGCGCGCGGGATGGCGATCTACCAGATGGCCCTGATGGGCGCGAGCGCGCTGGGCGCCGCGGCCTGGGGCCAGTGGGCGAGCATCGACAGCGTGCAAAACAGCCTGATCATCGCGGCAATGAGCGGCGCGATCGCGATGCCGGTGGTGCTGCGCCTGGTGCGCGACCCGGGCCAGGTCGAGAACCTGGCGCCTGGTGTCCCTTTCAGCGTGCCGGTTGCCGAGCGCACGCCCGAGCAGGGCCGCATCGTGATCGCGATTACCTACCGCATCGATCCGGCGCGCGCGGACGCGTTCCTCGCCGTGATGCAGGAAAGCCGGCGCAGCCGCCTGGCCCAGGGCGCCCTGCGCTGGGAATTGCTGCAGGACCTGAACACGCCGGGGGAATATGTCGAGCAGATCGTCGACGTCTCCTGGACCGAGCACCTGCGCCGGGTCCAGCGCATCACGCAGGCCGATGTCGCCCTGCGCGAACGCAAGTTCGCCTTCCATATCGGAGAAGAGCCGCCGCGGCTGACCCGGCGCCTCGTGCTGGCGCCGTGA
- a CDS encoding tripartite tricarboxylate transporter substrate binding protein: MGTVNILRNLLLPILALGCLPAAAAHAANAADAECLVPSKPGGAMDLTCKLARKALQDAAGGPPLKLSYLPGGVGAVAWHTLVSQRRGEPNTLVAFSGGSVLNLARGKFGKASVDDVRWVAAFAADYGMIAVPANSPYRTLGELLKAMRREPKRVLIGMSGTIGSQDWMKMALLARQAGLDPRKMRFVALEGGGEQFIAMEAGYVQAISGDVSEALLNPGKVRVLAVLSEHRLPGVLANVPTAREQGYDAVWPVIRGVYMGADVPEKDYRRWVAAFAGMETQPEFERMRTQAGLYPFALTGDALTRYVKQAVANYDRQAEQFNLTRPH; encoded by the coding sequence ATGGGCACCGTGAACATCCTGCGTAATCTCCTGTTGCCGATCCTGGCGCTGGGCTGCCTGCCGGCCGCCGCGGCGCATGCTGCGAACGCCGCCGACGCCGAGTGTCTGGTTCCCTCGAAACCGGGCGGCGCCATGGACCTGACCTGCAAGCTGGCCCGCAAGGCCCTGCAGGATGCGGCGGGCGGCCCCCCCTTGAAGCTGAGCTATCTCCCCGGCGGGGTCGGCGCCGTGGCCTGGCACACCCTGGTGTCGCAACGGCGCGGCGAGCCGAATACCCTGGTCGCGTTTTCAGGCGGCTCGGTGCTGAACCTGGCGCGCGGCAAGTTCGGCAAGGCCAGCGTCGACGACGTGCGCTGGGTCGCGGCCTTTGCCGCCGACTACGGCATGATCGCCGTGCCGGCCAATTCTCCCTACCGCACGCTGGGCGAGCTGTTGAAGGCGATGCGGCGCGAGCCGAAGCGGGTCCTGATCGGCATGTCCGGCACCATCGGCAGCCAGGACTGGATGAAGATGGCGCTGCTGGCGCGCCAGGCCGGCCTCGATCCGCGCAAGATGCGCTTCGTTGCGCTGGAGGGCGGCGGCGAGCAATTCATCGCCATGGAGGCGGGCTATGTCCAGGCGATTTCGGGCGACGTCTCCGAGGCCCTGCTCAACCCTGGCAAGGTGAGGGTGCTGGCCGTGTTGTCCGAACACCGCCTGCCGGGCGTGCTGGCAAACGTGCCGACCGCGCGCGAGCAGGGCTACGATGCGGTGTGGCCGGTGATTCGCGGCGTGTACATGGGGGCGGACGTGCCGGAGAAGGACTACCGGCGCTGGGTCGCCGCTTTTGCCGGCATGGAGACGCAGCCCGAGTTCGAGCGGATGCGTACGCAGGCCGGGCTATATCCGTTCGCGCTGACCGGCGATGCGCTGACCCGCTACGTGAAGCAGGCCGTCGCGAATTACGACCGGCAGGCGGAGCAGTTCAACCTGACACGGCCGCACTAG